The following proteins are co-located in the Oceanidesulfovibrio indonesiensis genome:
- the phnD gene encoding phosphate/phosphite/phosphonate ABC transporter substrate-binding protein, whose translation MHRLIPAIMFVFVVCFFATAAMAQEDCPRGALDKRFCDRDGDLVADAPTDQSELVDPDTLIFAYTPVEDPEVYRGVWEDFLAHMSKVTGKKIVFFPVQSNAAQLEAMRAGRLHVAGFNTGSNPIAVNCAGFVPFAMMAAKDGSFGYEMEIVTHVDSGIKEVEDIRGKSLAFTQPTSNSGFKAPSAILKAEFGMEAEKDFTPSFSGKHDNSILGAVNKDYDAAAVANSVLNRMIERGVVDASQLRTVYKSQTFPTTGYGHAYNLKPELAEKVKEAFFTYEWAGSPLAEEFSKSGEEQFIPITYKEHWAVIRTIDEANNVSYDCQ comes from the coding sequence ATGCACCGATTGATTCCCGCCATTATGTTCGTATTCGTCGTGTGTTTTTTCGCTACTGCCGCCATGGCGCAGGAGGACTGCCCGCGCGGGGCGCTGGATAAACGGTTCTGCGACCGTGACGGTGATCTCGTGGCCGACGCGCCGACCGATCAGTCCGAGCTCGTCGACCCCGACACCCTCATTTTCGCCTACACCCCGGTTGAGGATCCCGAGGTGTACCGCGGCGTGTGGGAAGATTTCCTTGCGCACATGAGCAAGGTGACCGGTAAGAAGATCGTGTTCTTCCCCGTGCAGTCAAACGCGGCCCAGCTGGAAGCCATGCGCGCCGGACGCCTGCACGTTGCAGGTTTCAACACGGGGTCCAACCCCATTGCCGTGAACTGCGCCGGTTTCGTGCCCTTTGCCATGATGGCGGCCAAGGACGGCTCCTTTGGCTATGAGATGGAGATCGTCACGCATGTGGACTCCGGCATCAAGGAGGTCGAGGACATCAGGGGCAAGAGCCTGGCCTTCACCCAGCCCACCTCCAATTCCGGCTTCAAGGCGCCTTCGGCCATTCTCAAGGCGGAGTTCGGCATGGAGGCGGAAAAAGACTTCACGCCTTCGTTCTCCGGCAAGCACGACAACTCGATTCTCGGCGCCGTGAACAAGGACTACGACGCAGCCGCCGTGGCCAACTCAGTACTGAACCGTATGATCGAGCGCGGTGTGGTGGATGCTTCGCAACTGCGCACAGTATACAAGTCCCAGACCTTTCCCACCACCGGCTACGGCCACGCATACAACCTGAAGCCCGAGCTGGCCGAGAAGGTCAAGGAAGCTTTCTTTACCTACGAGTGGGCAGGATCGCCTCTGGCCGAAGAATTCAGCAAGAGCGGTGAGGAGCAGTTCATTCCGATCACCTATAAGGAGCACTGGGCCGTCATCCGCACCATCGACGAGGCCAACAACGTCTCCTACGACTGCCAGTAA
- the phnC gene encoding phosphonate ABC transporter ATP-binding protein, which produces MLHIQNLSKRYSTGDLALSDVSLEVDAGRVVALIGPSGAGKSTLLRCVNRLVEPTSGSVFLGEAELTRLRGGALRAARRRIGMIFQEYALVERLTVMENVLSGQLGYVGFWRSLTRRFPQAAVEDAFRLLDRVGLGEFADKRADALSGGQRQRVGIARALIQRPDLLLVDEPTASLDPKTALQIMRLIVELSRERDLPVIINLHDVNLARTFADSIVGLRLGRIVFQGQACEITVQTLNEIYGEEDWSATLTHQTSREEEADLLKSASRLELLTADVHS; this is translated from the coding sequence ATGCTGCACATCCAAAACCTGTCCAAACGGTATTCCACCGGCGACCTGGCGTTGTCGGACGTGTCGCTCGAGGTCGATGCAGGGCGAGTCGTCGCCCTCATCGGCCCCAGCGGCGCGGGCAAGAGCACGCTGCTCCGCTGCGTGAACCGACTCGTCGAGCCCACCAGCGGGTCGGTCTTTCTGGGAGAAGCCGAATTGACGCGCCTGCGCGGCGGAGCACTGCGCGCCGCCCGGCGCCGCATCGGCATGATCTTCCAGGAATACGCCCTGGTGGAGCGGCTCACGGTCATGGAGAACGTCCTCTCCGGCCAGCTGGGGTATGTGGGGTTCTGGCGCAGCTTGACGCGGCGTTTTCCCCAGGCCGCGGTCGAGGACGCTTTTCGACTGCTCGACCGCGTGGGCCTGGGCGAGTTCGCGGACAAGCGCGCCGACGCCCTTTCCGGAGGGCAGCGCCAGCGGGTGGGAATTGCCCGGGCGCTGATCCAGCGCCCGGACCTGCTGCTCGTGGACGAACCCACGGCCAGTCTGGACCCGAAGACCGCCTTGCAGATCATGCGGCTCATCGTGGAACTGAGCAGGGAACGCGATCTGCCGGTCATCATCAACCTGCACGACGTGAACCTTGCGCGGACCTTCGCCGACTCCATCGTAGGGCTGCGCCTTGGCCGTATCGTCTTCCAGGGCCAGGCCTGTGAGATAACCGTCCAGACCCTCAACGAGATATACGGCGAGGAGGACTGGAGCGCGACCCTGACCCACCAGACATCCAGGGAAGAGGAAGCCGATCTCCTGAAAAGTGCCTCCCGGCTGGAGCTGCTCACGGCGGATGTGCACTCATGA
- the phnE gene encoding phosphonate ABC transporter, permease protein PhnE, with the protein MSEIAAAAPRTWRRPKLIPDARLRWGLVVLALAYVFLALMDVDVNWPRVMEGLGRAVQFLQAFAQPDFVTRWSEINEGIRESLAMTFTSTALGILLSIPVGIGAARNMAPIPVYLVCRGIITVSRTFQEVIIAIFMVAMFGFGPLAGMVTLSFATIGFLAKLLAEDIEDIDPTQVEAIRATGAGWMQVVVYSVSPQVMPRLVGLSMYRLDINFRESAVIGIVGAGGIGATLNTAFNRYEYDTAAAIIILIILIVLLAEYASGVIRKRLQ; encoded by the coding sequence GTGAGCGAGATCGCAGCTGCAGCTCCGCGCACATGGAGACGGCCCAAGCTCATTCCGGACGCACGGTTGCGCTGGGGGCTTGTCGTCCTGGCGCTGGCCTACGTCTTCCTGGCGCTCATGGATGTGGACGTCAACTGGCCGCGGGTCATGGAAGGCCTCGGGCGGGCGGTGCAGTTCCTCCAGGCGTTCGCCCAGCCCGACTTCGTCACCCGGTGGAGCGAGATCAACGAGGGCATCCGGGAGAGTCTGGCCATGACTTTCACCTCCACGGCCCTGGGCATTCTCCTGTCCATTCCCGTTGGGATCGGAGCGGCGCGGAACATGGCGCCCATTCCCGTCTACCTCGTCTGTCGCGGCATTATCACCGTATCCCGCACGTTTCAGGAGGTGATCATCGCCATCTTCATGGTGGCCATGTTCGGGTTCGGCCCCCTCGCGGGGATGGTCACGTTGTCTTTCGCCACCATCGGGTTTCTGGCCAAACTCCTGGCCGAGGACATAGAGGACATCGACCCCACGCAGGTGGAGGCCATACGCGCCACCGGCGCCGGCTGGATGCAGGTCGTGGTCTACAGCGTGTCGCCGCAGGTCATGCCGCGTCTGGTCGGTCTGTCCATGTACCGGCTCGACATCAACTTCCGCGAATCGGCCGTCATCGGCATCGTTGGCGCGGGCGGCATTGGCGCCACACTGAATACGGCCTTCAACCGGTATGAGTACGATACGGCCGCGGCCATCATCATTCTCATCATCCTGATCGTGCTGCTGGCCGAGTACGCATCCGGAGTAATTCGCAAAAGGTTGCAGTAA
- the phnE gene encoding phosphonate ABC transporter, permease protein PhnE, with the protein MATFECDGKRCWRYLEPRQSLWMWLGWLLTVAVLVVSLRAIDESTMWIFVWDAASRGADIAERMTPPRWSYMSVLWKPLWDTINIATLGTLLGMVVSFPVAFLAARNTTPSAVFVRPLALLVIVSSRSINSLIWAILLVTIIGPGLLAGIIAIALRSIGFLGKLTYEAIEEIDPVQVEAVAATGASPAQVLDYAIIPQIMPAFAGISVYRWDINIRESTVLGLVGAGGIGLQLQSSLNILAWNQVTLILLMILATVIASEWVSAKVRHAII; encoded by the coding sequence ATGGCGACGTTTGAGTGCGATGGAAAACGGTGCTGGCGGTATCTGGAGCCACGCCAGAGCCTGTGGATGTGGCTGGGCTGGCTGCTGACAGTGGCCGTGCTGGTGGTGAGCCTGCGGGCAATCGACGAGTCCACCATGTGGATATTCGTGTGGGACGCGGCCTCCCGCGGTGCGGACATCGCCGAACGCATGACCCCGCCGCGCTGGTCGTACATGAGCGTGCTGTGGAAGCCGTTGTGGGATACCATCAACATCGCCACGCTGGGCACGCTGCTCGGCATGGTGGTGTCGTTTCCGGTGGCGTTTCTGGCTGCGCGCAACACCACGCCGAGCGCGGTGTTCGTTCGCCCGCTCGCGCTGCTGGTCATCGTGTCGTCGCGCTCCATCAACTCACTTATCTGGGCGATACTGCTGGTGACGATCATCGGCCCGGGACTGCTGGCGGGAATCATCGCCATCGCCCTGCGGTCTATCGGGTTTCTCGGCAAGCTGACGTACGAGGCCATCGAGGAGATCGACCCCGTCCAGGTGGAAGCGGTTGCAGCCACCGGAGCAAGCCCGGCGCAGGTGCTGGACTACGCCATTATTCCCCAGATAATGCCTGCATTTGCAGGGATTTCCGTCTATCGTTGGGATATCAACATTCGCGAATCCACGGTGCTCGGGCTGGTTGGCGCTGGCGGCATAGGGTTGCAGCTGCAATCGTCGCTGAACATCCTTGCCTGGAATCAGGTGACGCTCATTCTGCTGATGATCCTGGCGACGGTCATCGCCAGCGAGTGGGTCAGCGCCAAGGTCCGCCACGCCATCATCTGA
- a CDS encoding DUF47 domain-containing protein: MSLRIPFFGLVSPRSPLKSLLEHYDKIAQGCDPIEESLVCYIAGGGVCREFKELSLEVDELEDKADKIKRSIRNHLPRGLFMPVDKTIFFNYTRMQDNILDEGQVAMNWLLMRRMTIPEQFQQGLLDLVSESVQTVKLLRPALESTVGLLHGEHYDRNGTKNKIRDVRSQHKKTGHAKDAIVIQIYNSDMEFKDIHQLIHFAEAMHSMSHNTEGSADLLRAMIAR, from the coding sequence ATGTCATTGCGTATACCGTTTTTCGGACTTGTTTCTCCGCGCTCTCCGCTGAAGAGCCTTCTGGAGCACTACGACAAAATCGCCCAGGGTTGCGATCCCATCGAGGAATCCCTGGTCTGCTACATCGCCGGCGGCGGCGTCTGCCGGGAGTTCAAGGAATTGTCCCTGGAGGTGGACGAACTGGAGGACAAGGCTGACAAGATCAAGCGGAGTATCCGCAACCATTTGCCGCGCGGTTTGTTCATGCCCGTGGACAAGACCATTTTCTTCAACTACACGCGCATGCAGGACAACATCCTGGACGAAGGCCAGGTGGCCATGAACTGGCTGCTCATGCGACGGATGACGATTCCCGAGCAATTCCAGCAAGGTTTGCTGGATCTCGTGTCCGAATCCGTGCAGACGGTAAAGCTCCTGCGGCCGGCGCTCGAATCCACAGTGGGCCTCCTTCACGGAGAGCACTACGACCGCAACGGCACCAAGAACAAAATCCGCGACGTGCGCTCTCAGCACAAGAAGACCGGCCATGCCAAGGACGCCATCGTCATCCAGATCTACAACTCGGACATGGAGTTCAAGGACATCCATCAACTCATCCACTTCGCCGAGGCCATGCACTCCATGAGCCACAATACCGAGGGCAGCGCCGATCTGCTGCGCGCCATGATCGCACGGTAA
- a CDS encoding inorganic phosphate transporter translates to MLFDIFLVLSVGAGLLMAFNLGANDVANSMASAVGARAITVKQAVYIAGILNFVGAVFLGSHVTATISKGIINPAVIDDPTIVMLGMFAALVSAGIWVLIATLTSLPVSSTHSIVGAILGFGLVAGGPGVVNWYTMIGVVLSWIISPLFGGLIAYGVFSVIRSRILAKPDLLERARRWAPRWIALTVFLLGMSFMYKTPMGKGLEMSFIVRLAIILFFCAAAWVPAQLVVNRLCARLTSDVDGVEGIFRRMQIGTSCYVAVSQGANDVANAIGPVAAIFMIARHHELLPKAEVPLFLLIIGGAGIALGIALLGRRVIATVGERITTLTNTRGFAVDFGAASTVLAASSLGMPVSTTHAAVGSVVGVGLARGFAAVDFRVLGKIVLYWVLTVPIAAFTSIVIFQILKWTLT, encoded by the coding sequence ATGCTCTTCGACATCTTTCTCGTCCTTTCCGTCGGCGCAGGCTTGCTCATGGCCTTCAACCTGGGGGCCAACGACGTTGCGAACTCCATGGCCTCCGCCGTAGGCGCGCGTGCGATTACCGTCAAACAAGCTGTCTACATCGCCGGCATTCTCAACTTCGTCGGCGCTGTTTTCCTCGGCTCGCATGTCACCGCGACCATCAGTAAGGGAATCATCAACCCTGCGGTCATCGACGACCCCACGATAGTCATGCTGGGCATGTTCGCAGCGCTTGTCTCGGCGGGCATCTGGGTGCTCATCGCCACGCTCACCTCGCTGCCGGTCTCGTCCACGCACTCCATAGTGGGGGCCATTCTGGGTTTCGGCCTCGTGGCCGGCGGCCCCGGTGTGGTCAATTGGTACACGATGATCGGCGTGGTGCTTTCCTGGATCATCTCGCCACTTTTCGGCGGCCTCATAGCCTACGGGGTTTTCTCGGTTATCCGCTCGCGCATTCTCGCCAAACCGGATCTGCTGGAACGAGCCAGACGATGGGCGCCGAGATGGATCGCGCTCACAGTGTTCCTGCTGGGCATGTCCTTCATGTACAAAACGCCCATGGGAAAAGGGCTGGAAATGTCCTTCATCGTTCGTCTGGCTATCATACTCTTTTTCTGCGCAGCAGCGTGGGTTCCGGCGCAACTCGTCGTCAACCGCCTCTGCGCCAGGCTCACCAGCGATGTGGACGGCGTGGAGGGTATTTTCCGCCGCATGCAGATCGGTACGTCCTGCTACGTGGCCGTGTCCCAGGGGGCCAACGACGTGGCCAACGCCATCGGTCCCGTAGCCGCCATTTTCATGATCGCCAGGCACCACGAACTGCTGCCTAAAGCGGAAGTGCCGCTGTTCCTGCTCATCATCGGCGGCGCCGGTATCGCTCTGGGCATCGCCCTTCTGGGCCGCCGCGTCATCGCCACAGTGGGCGAACGCATCACCACGCTGACCAACACCCGCGGCTTTGCCGTGGACTTCGGCGCGGCTTCCACAGTGCTGGCGGCGTCGTCCTTGGGCATGCCCGTTTCCACTACCCATGCCGCTGTCGGCTCCGTGGTGGGCGTGGGGCTGGCGCGCGGCTTCGCCGCCGTGGACTTCCGCGTACTCGGCAAAATCGTGCTATACTGGGTGCTCACCGTGCCTATTGCCGCTTTCACGAGTATCGTGATTTTTCAGATACTCAAATGGACTCTGACCTAG
- a CDS encoding HAMP domain-containing sensor histidine kinase gives MVLTVLIYGQRIESQLQKETVERAKRNIDLVALLLEERRAAQETDGLDPWISRIGARLGVRITYMEDGRVLADSNVPSAEVPDMEDHSTRPEVVQALEQAVGIAKRHSATLNRDLIYAARQVPGGVLRVAVPMADVEARRAGMVSALLWSMPFAVLAALGIGFVLSRSLTRSISQFSEAARAIGEGRYGDRLRVYPGSEFKTLADAVNRMASDIQSHIKELQDEQGQRAALFDSLSEGVLVVDSSGAIRDWNPAFARMVSGETLLKGKSLLEVMLEPRLQRLVDEVIKNPEYDGRRMLSFRYGERELELMVEPFHDVAQERKIVVVMRDMTELRRLEAIRSDFVANVSHEMRTPLTNIRGYAETLQDMEGLPESCDRFISVIIKNVGQMTRIVSDLLQLTRLEHESGAIESSSVHAPTALNDAFSSLEYAAREKGVRIERDIAPDAEYVMSDRQGLETVFRNLLDNAVRHSPEGEVVIVRGVREGDVCVYEVRDFGAGVPKGLEGRIFERFYRAPEVRNAHRGGSGLGLALCHHTLRAHGGSIEVVAPEDGAGAVFRFTLRAADSAEEGETSLS, from the coding sequence ATGGTCCTCACCGTCCTGATTTATGGACAACGGATCGAATCGCAGCTCCAGAAAGAGACTGTGGAGCGCGCAAAACGGAACATCGATCTTGTCGCGCTTCTTCTGGAAGAACGCCGGGCCGCTCAGGAAACGGACGGCCTTGATCCCTGGATCTCCCGCATCGGGGCGCGGCTGGGGGTTCGCATCACATACATGGAAGATGGACGCGTCCTGGCAGACTCCAACGTGCCGAGCGCGGAAGTGCCGGACATGGAAGACCATTCCACTCGGCCCGAGGTCGTCCAGGCCCTTGAGCAGGCAGTCGGCATTGCCAAGCGCCACAGCGCGACTCTGAACAGGGACCTCATCTACGCGGCCAGGCAGGTGCCCGGCGGCGTGCTGCGTGTCGCTGTGCCCATGGCGGACGTGGAGGCCAGGCGTGCGGGCATGGTCTCGGCGTTGTTGTGGTCCATGCCTTTCGCCGTCCTTGCCGCGCTGGGCATCGGCTTTGTGCTGTCCCGCTCTCTCACCAGGTCCATAAGCCAGTTTTCGGAAGCGGCGCGGGCCATCGGGGAAGGGCGCTACGGGGACAGGCTCCGGGTATATCCCGGCAGCGAGTTCAAAACACTGGCAGATGCAGTCAACCGCATGGCCTCGGATATTCAGTCGCATATCAAGGAATTGCAGGATGAGCAGGGACAGCGGGCCGCGCTGTTCGACTCCCTGAGCGAGGGGGTGCTCGTCGTGGACAGCAGCGGGGCCATCCGCGACTGGAACCCGGCGTTCGCCCGAATGGTATCCGGCGAGACGCTCCTCAAAGGCAAGAGCCTTCTGGAGGTGATGCTTGAGCCGCGGCTGCAACGGCTCGTGGACGAAGTGATCAAGAATCCGGAGTACGATGGGAGACGGATGCTGAGTTTCCGGTATGGGGAGAGGGAACTCGAACTCATGGTGGAGCCGTTTCATGACGTGGCCCAAGAGCGCAAGATAGTTGTCGTGATGCGCGATATGACCGAACTGCGCCGGCTGGAGGCCATTCGCAGTGATTTTGTGGCCAATGTCTCCCACGAGATGCGAACGCCGCTCACCAATATCCGCGGCTACGCCGAAACATTGCAGGACATGGAGGGGCTGCCTGAATCCTGCGACCGGTTCATATCAGTCATCATAAAAAATGTCGGACAGATGACGCGCATCGTCTCCGACTTGCTGCAGCTCACCAGGCTGGAGCACGAGAGCGGCGCCATCGAGTCTTCATCGGTGCATGCTCCCACGGCGCTGAATGACGCCTTCTCCTCCCTGGAGTACGCGGCGCGTGAGAAGGGCGTGCGCATTGAACGGGACATTGCTCCGGATGCGGAATACGTCATGAGCGACCGACAGGGGCTGGAGACCGTTTTCCGCAACCTGCTGGACAACGCCGTCCGCCATAGCCCGGAGGGCGAGGTGGTCATTGTGCGCGGGGTGCGTGAGGGCGATGTCTGCGTCTATGAGGTTCGTGATTTCGGCGCGGGCGTGCCCAAGGGCCTCGAAGGGCGCATATTCGAGCGTTTCTACCGCGCTCCGGAGGTGCGCAACGCCCACAGGGGGGGCTCCGGCCTGGGGCTGGCCCTTTGCCACCACACCCTGCGCGCGCATGGCGGGTCCATCGAGGTGGTCGCTCCGGAAGACGGCGCAGGCGCCGTGTTCCGCTTTACGCTTCGGGCTGCGGACTCCGCTGAGGAAGGAGAGACGTCCCTCTCGTAA